Genomic DNA from Halomonas sp. BDJS001:
ACTGCATCCTGGCGCCACTGCCCGGTAAAGGCTCGATGTCTGGGGAGATTTTATCCCATGATTTTGTCGAAGCGGCGCTGATGCGCCGCGCCGGTTGGGGGGTATGGATTGCCTACCAACTGGAAGGCAGCTATGAGGAAATGCCGCCGAATCTGCTCGATGAGCTCAATCGCGACCGACGTTGGTGCCACGGCAATTTGATGAACTTCCGGCTGTTTTTTTCCCAAGGCATTCATCCCGTGCACCGTGCCGTTTTTCTGACCGGTTTAATGTCTTATCTTTCTGCGCCGCTATGGTGTCTTTTCCTAGTACTGTCTACCGCACTTTTAGCCGTACATACGTTTAGCACCCCCGACTACTTTCCTGAGCCGGGGATGCTGTTTCCTGTTTGGCCGCAGTGGAACCCCTCCTTAGCAGTAGGACTGTTTGGTGTGACGGCTTTACTGCTGTTCTTGCCTAAGCTGCTCAGCGTATTGCTGGTGTGGATACAGGGTAGTCGTCAATTTGGCGGGCCACTCAAGGTGTTGGCGAGCATGGTGCTTGAGTCGCTATTCTCGATGCTATTGGCGCCAGTCAGGATGCTGTTTCACACTCGCTTTGTGCTTACGTCATTAATGGGGCGGGCGGTTCAGTGGCGCTCACCATCGCGGGAAAATAGCGACACGACCTGGGGGGATGCCTTTCGCGCTCATTGGAGTCAAACCCTAATAGGGGCTGTGTGGGCAGCGGGTGTTTACGTTATGGAACCAACCTTTCTGTGGTGGCTCTCGCCCATCGTCGTCGCCTTGATGCTGTCGATCCCGGTATCCGCGCTGTCGAGCCGTGTCTCGTTAGGGCGGTTCTGCTTCCGAAGGCGGTTGTTCCGGATTCCCGACGAAACGCAACCGCCTCGGGTACTGCGGCGCATGGTGAGCTTGCTCTCCCGTATGAACACAGGCATGGCGGCGCCCTCTTTTGCCCAAGTGGTGGTAGACCCTGTGCCCAATGCGTTGGCCACTGCCTTAGCTACATCACGGCATACCGATGTTGAACCAATACGTCGACGCCGGGCCGAGCGGGTGGCACGTGGTGTAAGAATGGGGCCAGCGGCGATGAGTCGGTTGGAGCGTTTGGATTTTCTAGATGACCCGGTGATGCTGTCGCAACTGCATTATCACATTTGGGACAACAGCAAGGCGCACCACAGTTGGTTTGATTGTGGTCTGCCAGGGCGTGAATCCAAGCACCTGCCGACCTTTAACTAAGCTTACTAACGCGTGTTTAATAACTACCGCAGTTAATCAGGCCCGCGGAAGGCTGGCTTGTATAGCCTATCCGCGATTGGCTCAAAACGCTTTCCCATTAAGTGTTTGAGAAGGTGACTCCCCAAACTGCTGCTTATAGTCGTGGGCAAATTGGCCCAGATGCCAGAAGCCCCAATAGGTCGCAATGTCTGTTACCGACTGCTCCGGCGATGCCGCCCGCAGCGCCCGGCGTACGCGATTCAGCCGTGTCAGGCGTAAAAACTGTAGTGGGCTAATGCCTAAAATGGTCGTAAAACTGTATTGCAGCGTGCGACGGCTAACATGGGTCAACTGGCAAAGCTCCTCCATGGTCACCGGGCCATCCAAATGTTCGTCTACATAGCGCTTAACACGATCAACCACGTCCTTGCGATGGGCGTAGCTGGGGGGCAGTTCGGCGCTAGGCTGCTCTGCCTGTAGCAGTTCCAGTAGCGCCATAAGCAGAATATCTTGATGAATATGGCTGGCGATCGTCAGCGTTTGGCTGGTGAGTAAACGTTCGATAAGAAACGATAAGGCATTCAGCGTCTGCTTGGGCGCAGGCCGACGTGGTCTCTCCTGCCAGCGTTTATCCAGGCTCACACCCTGCCGTTGGGCAGCCTCTGCTAACGCTGGTAGCTGAATCACTAGTCCATAGATATCGAAGGTTTCGGGGGTGACCAGCTCAAAGTCCCGTCCGCCAGGGCGGCACATCACCTCGCCCGCGCTAAGCGGTTGACCATTGATACGCGTACCCTGGCGAGTGGTAGGAATCCCGATCCACAGCGAGTTTGGCCACACCCGGCAATCCTGACGTAGTGCCTGCCCGGTGTACTCCTTAAACACCTGCATGGTTTCAAGTGCCACTTCATCCAGGCGGCCATAGAAGCTGCCAGGGCTAAGCTGATCGTACTCCTGCTGCCAGCGCGTCAGGTTTTGCGCATGCTCATCGGCATCAAAGGCCTCTTGAATGCACCTTGTTGGTGCAAATGAGCTGTCGAGCGTGGTCATGAAGCGCACCTCGCAGTGTTAATTTGGCTAATCATAATTTATGTTTTGCCATAACGTTTTGTATTTATTTGAATTTGTGAAATGTTAGTGGGTTTGCCAAAACTCGATACTACCTGACTAGTGATAGCGCTATGGTAGAAACAAGCAAGTTTTATACCTCAACGCGTATGCCTGACGCTGTGTCTAAAAATATACGTAGAAATTGAAATATAAAAAAGGAAGGCCCCATGACGCAGACCTATCACACGACGGTGGGGAGCCGCCGCTACCGTTTTGCCAGTCTAGCTGAGCTGATGGCCAAAGCCACACCGCCCCGTTCCGGCGACCGCTTGGCCGGGGTAATGGCCGAGAGCGCCGAAGAGCGGGTGGTCGCTCAAATGGTTTTGGCGGAACTGCCGCTCACCACCTTTTTGAATGAGGTCTTGATCCCCTACGAAGAGGATGAAATCACTCGGCTGATTATCGATGACCATGACGCCGACGCTTTCGCCCCCCTCCGTCACCTTACCGTCGGCGATTTTCGTAACTGGCTACTCTCCGATCACGCGACTAGTGACGTATTAACGCAGGTAAAAGCGGGTATTACCCCCGAAATGGCCGCTGCCGTCAGCAAGCTGATGCGCAACCAGGATTTGATCCTCGTGGCTAAAAAGTGCCAAGTCACGACTGCTTTTCGCAATACGATTGGTCTGCCGGGAAGACTCTCCACACGACTGCAGCCCAATCACCCCACCGATGATGTGACCGGCATTGCGGCGAGCATACTGGATGGCCTGCTCTACGGCAGCGGTGATGCGGTGATTGGCATCAACCCCGCGACGGATAACGTCGCCCAGAGCGTCAAGCTGATGCGCCTGATGGATGAGGTGATTCAGAAGTATCAGATCCCCACCCAATCCTGCGTGCTTACCCACGTAACGAACACGCTGGAAGCTATAGAGCAGGGCGCCCCGGTCGATCTGGTGTTTCAATCCATTGGCGGCACCGAGGCCACCAACCGTAGCTTTGGTTTTGACTTGAGTACTCTCGCCGAAGCCGAAGCAGCGGCGCAGTCGCTCAATCGCGGCACAGTGGGGCGCAACGTAATGTATTTCGAAACCGGCCAGGGCAGCTCGCTCTCCGCTGACGCTCATCACGGGCTCGACCAGCAAACCTGCGAGGCTCGCGCTTACGCGGTGGCGCGCAAATTTAATCCGCTGTTGGTTAACACCGTAGTGGGGTTTATCGGCCCCGAGTACTTGTTCGACGGTAAAGAGATCACCCGGGCCGGGCTGGAGGATCACTTCTGCGGCAAGCTGCTGGGCGTGCCCATGGGCTGCGATGTCTGCTACACCAACCACGCCGAAGCTGACCAGAACGATATGGATAACCTGCTCACGCTGCTCGGCGTGGCGGGCTGCAACTTCATAATGGGTATCCCCGGCTCTGATGACATTATGCTCAATTACCAGACTACCTCCTTTCACGACGCGCTCTACGCCCGGCGGGTGCTGGGGCTGAAGGCCGCGCCGGAGTTTGAGCGTTGGCTCGAAGAGATGCAGATTTTCCAGGATGTGAGCACCCACCGGCTCAACGACCAGTTTCCCGCCGCCTTTGCCAACAGCCTGCGCCACCTGCCCAAGGAGCCGCACCATGGCACATGATCCATCATCACCCATCGTGGTGGAGAACCCCTGGGAGCGGCTAAACGCCTTTACCGACGCACGAATTGGCCTGGGGCGCGCTGGGGTCAGCCTGCCGACCAGCAAACTGCTGGCGTTTCAACTCGCCCATGCCCAAGCCCAGGATGCGGTTCACTGCCCGCTGGATGTGGAAGCACTCTCCGCAGAGCTAACCCAAGCCCTAAGTTTGTCTGAAGCACCGCTCCGCCTGCACAGCCACGCCCAGGATCGTGCCATGTACCTGCAGCGGCCCGACTATGGCCGTCGCCTTAACGACCAGACCCGTGAGTACCTACAGAAAGCCGCTGAGTCTCAGCAGCGCTATGACCTTGCGGTGGTGATTGTCGATGGGCTTTCTGCGCTGGCCGTTCAGCAAAACAGTGCGCCGTTTCTTAGCGCGCTTTATCAGATGCTTGATAAAGATGCCGCGGATTGGCAGCTAGCGCCGCTAACCATAGTTGAGCAGGGCCGAGTGGCCATAGGTGATGAGGTGGGTGCACTGCTTAATGCCGATGCCGTGCTGGTGATGATCGGTGAACGACCAGGGCTAAGCTCGCCGGACAGCCTGGGGCTGTATATGACCTGGGCACCGGAACCGGGGCTAAAAGATGATCGGCGCAACTGTATTTCCAACGTACGCCCGGCAGGTCTACAAGTGGAGGAGGCTGCTCGACGCTTCTTTCTGCTGTTAAAAGAGGCCCGGCAGCTCAAGGTATCCGGGGTTAAGTTAAAAGACCGCAGTGAAGACGATGTGCTGGAAGGTGATGCCTCTTCCGGTTCAACACGCAACTTTCTGGTCGCTGATTAACGACATTGGCCCACGGCAAACGCTGTATAGCAGCAGACGTATAACAATAAACGTTTAACAATCAGGGCGTAACAATTCTCCCATAACAATATGGAACGCAGTAAGCAGCCTATAGCAAAGCACGCCGCTGACGACACTTTCGTTCCACACCATGAGGGTAAAAAGATGACACAACCATCTGTTGATCAAGCGTATTTGGCCAAGCGCCAACTGCGCAAAGGCACCGCCGGCTGGATGCTGCTGGCGGGGCTAGGGGTTTCCTATGTGATTTCCGGTGACTTCGCTGGCTGGAACTTTGGTATCGCCGAAGCGGGGTGGGGCGGCTTTGCGATTGCTGCCTGTTTAATGGCACTGATGTATTTAGCGCTGGTGCTTTCACTGGCGGAAATGTCGGCGGCGATACCTGCGGCTGGGGGCGGCTACAGCTTTGCCCGCCAGGCAATGGGGCCTGCTGGCGGCTATCTGACCGGGCTGGCCGTATTGATCGAGTATGCCCTGGCACCGGCGGCCATTGTGATCTTCATCGGTGCCGCCGTAGAGTCGTTGCTGGGTATCAACGGACCGCTGGTCTACCTCATTTTCTACGCGCTGTTTATCGGCATTCACTTGGCGGGTGTGGGGGAAGCGCTAAAGGTCATGATGGTCATCAGTGGCTTGGCAGTGTTTGCCATCCTGGCCACTGCGGTCGCCCTGATCGGTGATTTTGATGCCGCCAACCTGTTCGATATTGCCCCCACCGATGCGGCGGGTGCGAGCACCTTTATGCCCTTTGGCTGGTACGGCGTCTGGGCGGCACTACCCTTTGGTATGTGGCTGTTCCTGGCGGTAGAAGGCGTACCGCTGGCTGCCGAAGAGGCTAAGGATGCTGCCCGGGACATGCCCAAAGGCATTATCGGTGCGATGCTGTTCCTGCTCTTCACCGCGCTGTTAGTCGTGGTGCTGCTGGCCGGTGCGGCGGGTGCCGAGATGATCGGTCAAAGCGGCGTGCCGCTGGTGGATGCGTTGAATGCAGCAGGTAACCCGACCCTGGCAACCGTGGTGAACGTGCTGGGCCTGGCGGGGCTGATTGCCTCCTTCTTCTCTATCATTTACGGCTACAGCCGGTTGGTGTTTGCGCTCTCCCGTGCGGGGTACCTGCCCAAGGCACTGTCGCTGACCAGTGGCCGTAAAGTGCCTTATCTTGCCCTGATCGTGCCCGGCGTGTTTGGCTTTCTGGTGTCGTTAAGCGGTGAAGGCGACCTGATGCTGGGAATGGCCGTGGTCGGTGCGACGATCTCTTATGCACTGATGGCACTTAGCCATATTCTACTGCGGGTAAAACAGCCCGACCTGCCGCGTCCGTATAAAACACCTGGTGGTGTCGTCACCTCAGGGATTGCACTGGTGCTTTCTCTGGTCGCGCTCACCGGGGTATATGCCTTCGACCCACGCGCCTTTAACTACACCATCGTGCTGTTTATTGTTGGTGCAGCTTACTTCTTCCTCTACAGCAAGAATCACCTCGTAGCGAAAACCGCCGAGGAGGAGTTTGCGCTGGTGGTCGCGTCACCTGAAGAACTGGATGATAGTGATTCAGAACCAGCGGTCACGACAGCGAAGCTGTAATTTGCGAGGCTAATCGCCTAGGCTGAACAAGCCTCTTTGCCCTGCGGCAAAGAGGCTTTTCTGGCTAATGATAAGGAGTCGCCATGGCGTTGACATTTAATAGTCGAAACGAGCAGCAGCGCTGGTACTCCGTTGATGATGGCGTGATGGGCGGCGTTTCAAGGAGTGGTTTTTGCGTTACCGATGGCGTAGGTCGCTTTCAGGGCGAGGTGTCGCTTGAAAACGGGGGTGGCTTTGCCTCCGTTCGCCGCGAGCCCAACGGTTTTGAGCCAACACTAGCGGATGCGCAGGGCATCGCGCTGACCGTGCGGGGCGACGGGCGTACCTATCAACTACGTCTGAAAAGCACCGCTCTGGGCGATGCTTCAGCGTACCGAGTGAAATTTGCACCTGATCAAGATGCCTGGGAGACGCTGCACTTTTCATGGGATGCTTTTGAGGCAGTGCAGCGGGGAACGGTATTGAGTGACGCCCCAGCAATAACGCCAAGCGAGATTCACCAGCTCGGCTTTTTGATTGCTGACCGCACTTCCGGAGCCTTTTGCTTAGAGGTCAAACATATAGAGCCCTTGCGCTAACTGAGCACAGGGTACCCACCAAGGTCGTCTCGCATATGGTTTCCAGTTACGCGAAGCTGGTAAAAATAATCTGGAGCCTGGCCCGTGAAGCACTCCCCTGCATACCGCTTAGCGACGACGATTTTGCATGGCTTCGATGAGTATCGCGCGCGTTTTAAAGAGATCACTGCCGATGCCAGCCGTCGTTTCCGTGACGCGGCGTGGCGCGAAACGCAGCAAGCATCCGCCGAGCGCATCAATCTCTATAAGGAAAAGATTGATGACACTCTGGGGCGCTTAAAGCGTACTTTTGATCCCGAGGTGGTTTCTCACTGTGAGTGCTGGCGCGAGGCGCGCAACCACTACGCTGAGTTGATCAGTCACCGACTCGATTATGAACTCGCTGAAACCTTCTTTAACTCGCTGTTCTGCGCCATTTTCCACCACCGCCATATCCGCAACGATTGGATGTTTGTATATAGCTCCCGGGAGGATGCCGCCCACCGCTCGGGAATTGACCTATGCCGTCGCAAACAGGTTAACGGCGACTGGCAGGGCGCGCTCAAATGGGCGCTTATCGATGCGCCCTTCGAAAATCGCTTTGCGGAAATAGACCAGGATACCCATCTCGGCGCCACCTTCTTACGGCAGCACTTACCCTCGGCGATTTTGAACGCCAGTGATGCTGAAATCGAGTTGCTGAATAGTGTCTTTTATCGCAATAAAGGCGCCTATTTGGTGGGGCGGATCCTGGGCGGCGGCGAGCAGGTGCCGCTGGTACTGCCGGTACTCCACGGGGAAGGATTTGGTGAGCAGCAAGGGGGCGACTCCAGCCTGCACCTTGATACGGTACTGATCGAAACCGACGAGGTGTCGATTATTTTCTCCTTCACCCGCGCCTACTTCCAGGTTGAGGTAGCGGTGCCCAGGGAGTTTGTCGACTACCTTCAGCAGTTGATGCCGCACAAACCGGAAGGCGAACTCTACGCAGCTATCGGCTTCTTTAAGCATGGTAAAACCGAGTTTTTCCGGGCCTTGAACCGTCAGGTCGCCAAGCGCGCAGATCAATTTATTATTGCGCCGGGGGTGCGCGGCATGGTCATGGCGGTGTTTGTACTGCCCAGCTTTCGCACCGTGTTTAAGATCATTAAAGATAAATTCGACCCGGCCAAAGAGGTGACCCATGCCGTGGTGCGCGAGAAGTATCGGCTGGTAAAGCGCCATGACCGGGTAGGGCGCATGGCTGATACCCAGGAGTTTTCAAACTTTATTGTTCGTCAGGATCACTTTGCCCCCGAGTGTTTGGAGCATCTGCTGGAAGTGGCGCCTTCAACGGTGGTGCTACGAGATGACAAAGTCATCATCAAGCACTGCTATACCGAGCGGATGATGACACCGCTGAATATCTATCTGGAGCAGTGCAACGACAAAGAAAAGGAGATGGTACTCAAGGATTACGGCAACGCCATTAAGCAGATGGCGGCAGCGAATATTTTCCCTGGCGATATGCTGCTGAAAAACTTTGGTGTGACGCGCCATGGCCGGGTGATCTTCTACGACTATGATGAGGTCTGCTACCTCACCGAGTGCCGTTTCCGACATATCCCAAAATCCTACGGTAATGACTTTCAGGGAGGCGAAACGCTCTCCATCGGCCCCAACGATATCTTTCCAGAAGAGTTTGGGCCTTTTATGTTTGCCAATAAAGCGCTGCGCGATATGTTCATGCACCAGCATCCTGAACTCTTTGACCCGGATTACTGGCTGGAACTGCAGCAGGCTATTATCGATGGTCGCGTCATTGATGTTTACCCTTATCGCAATAAGCAGCGCTTTGCAGGCAGTATTGGCCAGCTAGTATATTAGATGGCGATTGAAGGTGTAGTGAATCATAACCGACGAGGTAGTCATGGCAGCAAGCCCGCATTTGGTGGTGTTTACCGGCTCGGGGATTAGCGCCGAGAGCGGGATTAAAACCTTTCGTGCCAGTGATGGCCTGTGGGAGAACCATCCAGTTGAGGATGTGGCTACCCCCGAAGCGTGGCAGCGTAACCCGCAGCAGGTGTTGGATTTTTACAATCAGCGCCGGGAGCAGATTCGCCGCGCTAAGCCCAACGCCGCCCATAGAGCGTTGGCTGCTCTTGAGCAAGACGGTTTCAGCGTCAGTATCATTACCCAGAATATTGATGACCTGCACGAGCGGGCAGGCTCCCGCCAGGTGCTTCACTTACATGGTGAAATCTTGAAAGCGCGCTCCTCCATCGACGAACGCATGCGCTACCCACTGCTCAAGGGGGGAATTGAGCTGGGTCAGGTCTGCGATAAAGGCAGCCAGCTACGTCCCGATGTGGTTTGGTTTGGCGAGTCAGTGCCGCTGTTTGCCGATGCCTGTGAGCTTGTTAGTCAGGCCGACTTTTTGCTGGTCGTCGGTACGTCGCTGGCGGTCATGCCCGCCGCTTCGCTGCTTTCGTACATCGATTACGACACCCCCTGCGCACTGGTCGACCCAGAAGCGGATAGCCTTAGCCCGCCGGGCGTGCTGGCGATTAACACCACCGCCGGTGAGGGGGTGCCAGCGCTGGTAAATCGCTGGAAACAGCAGGGTAATCTACTGCTTTCCTGAGCTGTTTATTGATCCAGAAACCACGCTTTCATGACGTCGGTAATCTTTGCCATCTCCGCTTCAGAGGTGATATAGGCGGGCATGGTATAGAGCCAGCGGCCAATGGGGCGCAGCCAGACGCCCCGCTCCCGGGCGAAGTCGCCTACGCCTTTTAGTGCCTCGGCGGAGTGCGCTTCAATCACCGCAGTGGCGCCCAGCACCCGCACGTCGGCAACGCCGGTATGCGCGTTGAGCGCGCGGTCTTCCAGCAGTTCGCGGCGCAGTAAGCGGTTAAGTGCCGCTATCTTGCCAAGGTAATCCTCTTCCTCGAATACCCGCAGGCTCTCCAGTGCCACGCGGCAGGCCAGCGGGTTGCCCATAAACGTCGGCCCGTGCATAAAGGCGTGCTGGGGGCTGTCGCCGATAAAGGCGTCGTGAACTCGATCCGTCGCCAAGGTGGCGGCGTGGCCTAAATAGCCGCCGGTCAAACCTTTGGAGAGAACCATTATATCTGGCGTAATGCCCGCGTGGTCAGCGGCAAATAGCTTGCCGGTGCGGCCAAAACCGGTGGCCACTTCGTCAAAGATCAGCAGCACATTAAACTCATCGCACAGTGCCCTGGCGCCAGCAACATAGGCGGGCGAGGTCATATTGAGGCCGCCCGCCGCTTGTAAAAGCGGTTCCATCAGCAGCGCGGCAATCTCATGATGGTGGCGCTCCAATACGCTACGCAGAGCGCTAAGATCGTGTTCGATCTGCTCATCGGTGGCATCAAAAGGGGCTGTGGGCGCCGGGGCGAAGTGGTGCTGGGGCAGCAGACTGGCAAACAGGCTGTGCATGCCTTCTTCAGGGTCGCACACCGCCATGCAGCCGGTGGTGTCGCCGTGGTACGCCTTCATCAGCGAGAGCATCTTTTGCTTGCCGGGGTGGCCGGTAAGCACCTGGTACTGCAGCGCCATTTTCATCGCCACTTCCATACCCACCGAGCCGCTGTCCGAATAGAAAACGTGATTCAGACCGGCGGGGGTAATGCGCACCAGTTCGCGGGCCAGGTGGTCGGCGGGCTCATGGGTTAAGCCGCCAAGCATCACATGGCACAGCTCGCCGGCCTGTTCGCGAATGGCCGATACCAGGCGTGGGTGGCCGTAGCCGTGGATCATGCACCACCAGGAGCAGGTGGCATCCAGCAGACGCTCGCCGCTCTCAAGCACAAAGTGAGCGCCGTCACCGCCCATCACCTTGGGCGCGGGCGTTTGGGTTTTTAGGTGTGCATAAGGATGCCAAACCGGTGTTTTCATAACGGCTCCAGGGAGAGATAGGGGGCGGCAGCCTCTGCACTGGGGGCATCAAGATGGGGAATAATGCCTAAACAGGGGGCGGCCAGTTTAGTATTTAGATGCGCGATGTTGGCTTCAAAACGGGCAGGTTCGGCCGCAAAGGCAGGATCCACCACGCTGCCCGCCCAACCGGCGAGTGCCAAGCCGTCGGCACGAATGGCTTCCGCCGTTAAGCGGGCATGATTTAAGCAGCCTAGCTTTAAGCCGACGACCAGGATCACCGGTAACTCTAGGGCTATCGCCAGGTCGGCAAAATCCTGCTGGTCGTTTAATGGCACGCGCCAGCCACCGGCGCCTTCAATCAGGGTGAAGTCCCTGGGTGTTTGGCTAAGCGTTTCGCCTAGTGAACTCACGATGGCACTAACCTCAAGCGGCTGGCCCGCCTCCTTCGCGGCGAGATGAGGCGCTATGGCGGGGGCAAAGGCGATGGAATTCACCGTGGCATAGTCGACCGGAGGCACACTCTGCTGCTGTAACGCCACTGCATCATCGTTACGCAGGCCTTCGCTGGTCTGCTCGCTACCTGAAGCCACCGGCTTAAGGCCCAGCGTGCTCAACTGCTGTTGGTGGGCGGCGTGCAGTAAGCCGCTGGTCACTAATGTTTTACCCGCATCGGTATCGGTGCCCGTTACAAACCAGACGTTCATGGCGATTTTTCCAGTTGCAGCGTTAAACAGCGATAGCTCACCGGTAGGCCCTCCGGCTGGCGCAGTTGCTCAAAGCGCGCTTTGCAGCGGCGATATCCGCTCGGGTAAGGCTTGTGTTCGGCCGGGGAAGCTGCGCGCCAACGCCTTTAATGGATGCCATCACGGCTTGCAGGTCGGGGTAGTAAAAGCGCTCAACGGTGGTCGTTTGTTGGTTGATAGTTAAGCCGCTTTTACTAATAGCCCGTTCGACGTTGGCGCGATGAGGTGGTTGCAGCAACGCTTCGGGGCGCTGCCAGGCAAAGGCGATCTCTTCCAGAGTACCGGGTAGCAGCGTAGTGATATGCACTTGCCCTCTGGGAGTGAGAACGCGGTAAAGCTGATGCATCACCGCGCCGATATCGCGGCACCACTGCACCGCCAAGTTGGAAAACACCAGATCAAAGGCATGGGCATCAAACGGTAGCGCCGCCGCGTCGCCCTGCTGCCAGTGGATATTGTCACCATAGCGCTGGCGGGCTTTCGCCAGCATACCGGGCGCTAAATCTAACCCGGTCACCTGAGCGCGGGGGTAGCGTTCAGCCAAGCGCTGCGTCCAGTAGCCGGTGCCGCACCCTAGATCGAGTATTTTATAGGCGCTGTCGGGTAGCGAATCCCTCAGCCGTTGACCTATTTGCCGCTGTGCGCTGGCGAGCATATCGTAGCGTGGGGCGGCCCGGGAGAAAGCGTGAGCAACCCGTGCCTGCCAGTTGGCATCGCTTTTCATCGTTAGCGCGTTCATAAAACCGCCCTATCGGCGTTAGCCATCTGGGTGGCATGGTGGGTAATCGCAGCAGCCAGCGCCTGGGGCTGGGAGAGCATGGGACAGTGGCCAACACCGGTTAAAAGCTCGCTGGCGCGGCGTTGGGCGGGGCCGATTAATGGATCGTGTTCGCCAGTGAGCCGTACCACTGGGCAAGGTGCCGCCGCTAGGCGCTGGCGATTATCAATCGACGCCAGCCAGTCCAGGCCTGCAGCGAGTGTGGTGATGTCGGCGGGTAGCGTATCCCCCAGTAAATCACCC
This window encodes:
- a CDS encoding helix-turn-helix domain-containing protein is translated as MTTLDSSFAPTRCIQEAFDADEHAQNLTRWQQEYDQLSPGSFYGRLDEVALETMQVFKEYTGQALRQDCRVWPNSLWIGIPTTRQGTRINGQPLSAGEVMCRPGGRDFELVTPETFDIYGLVIQLPALAEAAQRQGVSLDKRWQERPRRPAPKQTLNALSFLIERLLTSQTLTIASHIHQDILLMALLELLQAEQPSAELPPSYAHRKDVVDRVKRYVDEHLDGPVTMEELCQLTHVSRRTLQYSFTTILGISPLQFLRLTRLNRVRRALRAASPEQSVTDIATYWGFWHLGQFAHDYKQQFGESPSQTLNGKAF
- the eutC gene encoding ethanolamine ammonia-lyase subunit EutC, whose protein sequence is MAHDPSSPIVVENPWERLNAFTDARIGLGRAGVSLPTSKLLAFQLAHAQAQDAVHCPLDVEALSAELTQALSLSEAPLRLHSHAQDRAMYLQRPDYGRRLNDQTREYLQKAAESQQRYDLAVVIVDGLSALAVQQNSAPFLSALYQMLDKDAADWQLAPLTIVEQGRVAIGDEVGALLNADAVLVMIGERPGLSSPDSLGLYMTWAPEPGLKDDRRNCISNVRPAGLQVEEAARRFFLLLKEARQLKVSGVKLKDRSEDDVLEGDASSGSTRNFLVAD
- the aceK gene encoding bifunctional isocitrate dehydrogenase kinase/phosphatase, whose protein sequence is MKHSPAYRLATTILHGFDEYRARFKEITADASRRFRDAAWRETQQASAERINLYKEKIDDTLGRLKRTFDPEVVSHCECWREARNHYAELISHRLDYELAETFFNSLFCAIFHHRHIRNDWMFVYSSREDAAHRSGIDLCRRKQVNGDWQGALKWALIDAPFENRFAEIDQDTHLGATFLRQHLPSAILNASDAEIELLNSVFYRNKGAYLVGRILGGGEQVPLVLPVLHGEGFGEQQGGDSSLHLDTVLIETDEVSIIFSFTRAYFQVEVAVPREFVDYLQQLMPHKPEGELYAAIGFFKHGKTEFFRALNRQVAKRADQFIIAPGVRGMVMAVFVLPSFRTVFKIIKDKFDPAKEVTHAVVREKYRLVKRHDRVGRMADTQEFSNFIVRQDHFAPECLEHLLEVAPSTVVLRDDKVIIKHCYTERMMTPLNIYLEQCNDKEKEMVLKDYGNAIKQMAAANIFPGDMLLKNFGVTRHGRVIFYDYDEVCYLTECRFRHIPKSYGNDFQGGETLSIGPNDIFPEEFGPFMFANKALRDMFMHQHPELFDPDYWLELQQAIIDGRVIDVYPYRNKQRFAGSIGQLVY
- a CDS encoding CIA30 family protein — its product is MALTFNSRNEQQRWYSVDDGVMGGVSRSGFCVTDGVGRFQGEVSLENGGGFASVRREPNGFEPTLADAQGIALTVRGDGRTYQLRLKSTALGDASAYRVKFAPDQDAWETLHFSWDAFEAVQRGTVLSDAPAITPSEIHQLGFLIADRTSGAFCLEVKHIEPLR
- a CDS encoding SIR2 family NAD-dependent protein deacylase, whose translation is MAASPHLVVFTGSGISAESGIKTFRASDGLWENHPVEDVATPEAWQRNPQQVLDFYNQRREQIRRAKPNAAHRALAALEQDGFSVSIITQNIDDLHERAGSRQVLHLHGEILKARSSIDERMRYPLLKGGIELGQVCDKGSQLRPDVVWFGESVPLFADACELVSQADFLLVVGTSLAVMPAASLLSYIDYDTPCALVDPEADSLSPPGVLAINTTAGEGVPALVNRWKQQGNLLLS
- a CDS encoding ethanolamine ammonia-lyase subunit EutB — its product is MTQTYHTTVGSRRYRFASLAELMAKATPPRSGDRLAGVMAESAEERVVAQMVLAELPLTTFLNEVLIPYEEDEITRLIIDDHDADAFAPLRHLTVGDFRNWLLSDHATSDVLTQVKAGITPEMAAAVSKLMRNQDLILVAKKCQVTTAFRNTIGLPGRLSTRLQPNHPTDDVTGIAASILDGLLYGSGDAVIGINPATDNVAQSVKLMRLMDEVIQKYQIPTQSCVLTHVTNTLEAIEQGAPVDLVFQSIGGTEATNRSFGFDLSTLAEAEAAAQSLNRGTVGRNVMYFETGQGSSLSADAHHGLDQQTCEARAYAVARKFNPLLVNTVVGFIGPEYLFDGKEITRAGLEDHFCGKLLGVPMGCDVCYTNHAEADQNDMDNLLTLLGVAGCNFIMGIPGSDDIMLNYQTTSFHDALYARRVLGLKAAPEFERWLEEMQIFQDVSTHRLNDQFPAAFANSLRHLPKEPHHGT
- the bioA gene encoding adenosylmethionine--8-amino-7-oxononanoate transaminase — encoded protein: MKTPVWHPYAHLKTQTPAPKVMGGDGAHFVLESGERLLDATCSWWCMIHGYGHPRLVSAIREQAGELCHVMLGGLTHEPADHLARELVRITPAGLNHVFYSDSGSVGMEVAMKMALQYQVLTGHPGKQKMLSLMKAYHGDTTGCMAVCDPEEGMHSLFASLLPQHHFAPAPTAPFDATDEQIEHDLSALRSVLERHHHEIAALLMEPLLQAAGGLNMTSPAYVAGARALCDEFNVLLIFDEVATGFGRTGKLFAADHAGITPDIMVLSKGLTGGYLGHAATLATDRVHDAFIGDSPQHAFMHGPTFMGNPLACRVALESLRVFEEEDYLGKIAALNRLLRRELLEDRALNAHTGVADVRVLGATAVIEAHSAEALKGVGDFARERGVWLRPIGRWLYTMPAYITSEAEMAKITDVMKAWFLDQ
- the eat gene encoding ethanolamine permease, producing the protein MTQPSVDQAYLAKRQLRKGTAGWMLLAGLGVSYVISGDFAGWNFGIAEAGWGGFAIAACLMALMYLALVLSLAEMSAAIPAAGGGYSFARQAMGPAGGYLTGLAVLIEYALAPAAIVIFIGAAVESLLGINGPLVYLIFYALFIGIHLAGVGEALKVMMVISGLAVFAILATAVALIGDFDAANLFDIAPTDAAGASTFMPFGWYGVWAALPFGMWLFLAVEGVPLAAEEAKDAARDMPKGIIGAMLFLLFTALLVVVLLAGAAGAEMIGQSGVPLVDALNAAGNPTLATVVNVLGLAGLIASFFSIIYGYSRLVFALSRAGYLPKALSLTSGRKVPYLALIVPGVFGFLVSLSGEGDLMLGMAVVGATISYALMALSHILLRVKQPDLPRPYKTPGGVVTSGIALVLSLVALTGVYAFDPRAFNYTIVLFIVGAAYFFLYSKNHLVAKTAEEEFALVVASPEELDDSDSEPAVTTAKL